Proteins encoded together in one Pseudomonas sp. ADAK13 window:
- the ngg gene encoding N-acetylglutaminylglutamine synthetase gives MKPHATAYSQRLLRGQAPSYERLQARFAEDGSELDPTPIAVHCGWGRLLIGHTFPDPASLALELLNEQPGERDIALYVAAPQQILGIDPQQLFLDPSDTLRLWFTDYRPATRVFRGFRIRRVQSEADWQAVNQLYQGRGMLPVDPALLTPRHQGGPVYWLAEDEDSGAVIGSVMGLNHQKAFHDPENGCSLWCLAVDPQCTRPGVGEVLVRHLIEHFMSRGLSYLDLSVLHDNRQAKSLYAKLGFRALTTFAIKRKNGINQPLFLGPGPQAGFNPYARIIVEEAHRRGIDVQVDDADAGLFTLSLGGRRVRCRESLSDLTSAISMTLCQDKSLTHKVLKAAGLNLPEQQLAASADDNLEFLDEHQRIVVKPLDGEQGQGVAVDLQSIEEVQQAIETARQFDSRVLLESFHEGLDLRILVIGFEVVAAAIRRPAEVTGDGQHSIGALIEAQSRRRQAATDGESKIPLDDETQRTLHAAGYDYNSILPRGERLAVRRTANLHTGGCLEDVTAILHPTLVDAAVRAARALDIPMVGLDLMVPAADQPDYVFIEANERAGLANHEPQPTAEKFVDLLFPHSQPTV, from the coding sequence ATGAAACCTCACGCCACGGCTTACAGCCAACGCTTGCTGCGGGGCCAGGCGCCCTCCTACGAGCGCCTGCAAGCCCGCTTCGCCGAAGACGGCAGCGAACTGGACCCCACGCCGATTGCCGTGCATTGCGGCTGGGGCCGGCTGTTGATCGGCCACACCTTCCCGGACCCGGCGAGCCTGGCCCTGGAGTTGCTCAACGAGCAGCCTGGCGAGCGCGACATCGCACTGTATGTGGCCGCGCCGCAGCAGATCCTCGGGATTGATCCACAGCAGCTGTTTCTCGACCCGTCCGACACCCTGCGCCTGTGGTTCACCGACTACCGTCCGGCAACCCGGGTGTTTCGCGGGTTCCGGATTCGCCGGGTACAAAGCGAGGCGGACTGGCAGGCGGTGAACCAGCTGTATCAGGGGCGCGGCATGTTGCCGGTGGACCCGGCGCTGCTGACTCCGCGTCATCAAGGCGGCCCGGTGTATTGGCTGGCGGAAGACGAAGACAGCGGCGCGGTGATCGGCAGCGTCATGGGCCTGAACCACCAGAAAGCCTTCCACGACCCGGAGAACGGTTGCAGCCTCTGGTGCCTGGCGGTAGACCCGCAATGCACCCGCCCCGGCGTGGGTGAAGTGCTGGTGCGCCACCTGATCGAACACTTCATGAGCCGTGGCCTGAGCTACCTCGACCTGTCGGTGCTGCACGATAACCGTCAGGCGAAAAGTCTCTACGCCAAGCTGGGTTTCCGCGCACTGACCACCTTCGCCATCAAGCGCAAAAACGGTATCAACCAACCGCTGTTCCTCGGCCCCGGCCCACAAGCAGGGTTCAATCCCTACGCACGAATCATCGTCGAGGAAGCCCATCGGCGCGGGATCGACGTGCAGGTGGATGATGCCGATGCCGGCTTGTTTACCTTGAGCCTCGGTGGCCGCCGGGTGCGTTGCCGCGAGTCCCTGAGCGACCTGACCAGCGCCATCAGCATGACCCTGTGCCAGGACAAGAGCCTGACCCACAAGGTGCTCAAGGCCGCCGGCTTGAACCTGCCGGAGCAACAGTTGGCCGCCAGTGCCGATGACAACCTGGAGTTTCTCGACGAGCACCAGCGCATCGTGGTCAAGCCGCTGGATGGCGAGCAAGGCCAGGGCGTGGCGGTGGATTTGCAGAGCATCGAAGAGGTACAGCAAGCCATTGAAACAGCCCGCCAGTTCGACAGCCGAGTGTTGCTGGAAAGCTTCCACGAAGGCCTCGACCTGCGCATCCTGGTGATCGGCTTTGAAGTGGTTGCCGCCGCCATTCGCCGCCCGGCGGAAGTCACCGGCGATGGCCAACACTCCATCGGCGCGTTGATCGAGGCCCAGAGCCGCCGGCGCCAGGCCGCCACCGACGGCGAAAGCAAAATCCCCCTGGACGATGAAACCCAACGCACCCTGCACGCCGCCGGCTACGACTACAACAGCATCCTGCCCCGTGGCGAGCGCCTGGCCGTGCGCCGTACTGCCAACCTGCACACCGGCGGCTGCCTGGAAGACGTCACCGCCATCCTTCACCCGACCCTGGTCGACGCCGCCGTGCGTGCGGCCCGTGCCCTGGACATCCCCATGGTGGGCCTGGACCTGATGGTGCCGGCTGCCGACCAACCGGACTACGTGTTTATCGAAGCCAACGAACGGGCCGGGCTGGCCAACCATGAACCGCAGCCGACGGCTGAAAAGTTCGTGGACCTGTTGTTCCCGCATAGCCAGCCGACGGTTTGA